A stretch of the Candidatus Nanopelagicales bacterium genome encodes the following:
- the rpmD gene encoding 50S ribosomal protein L30, with amino-acid sequence MTRLKVTQTRSEIGGTKSQRDTLRSLGLKRIGDMVVKEDRPEIRGMVNTVSHLVVVEEVD; translated from the coding sequence ATGACCCGCCTCAAGGTCACCCAGACCCGCTCGGAGATCGGCGGGACGAAGTCGCAGCGCGACACGCTGCGCTCGCTGGGTCTCAAGCGCATCGGGGACATGGTCGTCAAGGAGGACCGCCCCGAGATCCGCGGCATGGTGAACACGGTGTCGCACCTCGTCGTCGTCGAGGAGGTCGACTGA
- the rpsE gene encoding 30S ribosomal protein S5 — MAAAQRRGGGAGGNERRDRRDRGPREEKTAYIERVVAINRVAKVVKGGRRFSFTALVVVGDGEGTVGVGYGKAKEVPAAIAKGVEEAKKHFFKVPRIQGTIPHPVTGEEAAGVVLLRPAAPGTGVIAGGPVRAVLECAGVHDVLSKSLGSDNAINIVHATVAALKMLERPEEVAARRGLPLEEVAPAALLRARAGVGS; from the coding sequence ATGGCTGCAGCCCAGCGCCGCGGAGGCGGCGCCGGCGGCAACGAGCGGCGCGACCGTCGAGACCGCGGTCCCCGCGAGGAGAAGACCGCGTACATCGAGCGCGTCGTCGCCATCAACCGCGTCGCCAAGGTCGTCAAGGGCGGCCGTCGCTTCAGCTTCACCGCGCTGGTCGTGGTGGGTGACGGCGAGGGCACCGTCGGTGTCGGCTACGGAAAGGCCAAGGAGGTGCCCGCGGCGATCGCCAAGGGCGTCGAGGAGGCCAAGAAGCACTTCTTCAAGGTCCCGCGGATCCAGGGCACCATCCCGCACCCGGTGACCGGTGAGGAGGCGGCCGGCGTCGTCCTGCTGCGTCCCGCGGCACCCGGTACCGGCGTCATCGCCGGTGGTCCGGTGCGCGCCGTGCTGGAGTGCGCCGGTGTCCACGACGTGCTGTCCAAGTCCCTGGGCTCGGACAACGCGATCAACATCGTGCACGCCACCGTGGCGGCGCTGAAGATGCTCGAGCGTCCGGAGGAGGTCGCGGCGCGCCGTGGCCTGCCGCTGGAGGAGGTCGCCCCGGCGGCCCTGCTGCGGGCGCGCGCGGGGGTGGGCTCGTGA
- the rplR gene encoding 50S ribosomal protein L18, which produces MSVAVKLGSGDRSRVARKRRHTRVRKKVSGTSARPRLVVSRSARHMLVQVVDDTAGRTLASASSMEADVRSLDGDKTAKARKVGELVAERAKAAGVDSVVFDRGGNKYHGRVAALADGAREGGLAF; this is translated from the coding sequence GTGAGCGTCGCAGTCAAGCTCGGATCGGGCGACCGGTCCCGCGTCGCCCGCAAGCGCCGCCACACGCGCGTGCGCAAGAAGGTGTCCGGCACCTCGGCGCGCCCGCGCCTGGTGGTGTCCCGCTCGGCCCGCCACATGCTGGTGCAGGTCGTGGACGACACCGCGGGCCGCACCCTCGCGTCCGCGTCCTCCATGGAGGCCGACGTGCGCTCCCTGGACGGGGACAAGACCGCCAAGGCGCGCAAGGTCGGCGAGCTCGTCGCCGAGCGGGCCAAGGCTGCCGGTGTCGACTCGGTCGTGTTCGACCGGGGCGGCAACAAGTACCACGGCCGCGTCGCGGCCCTCGCGGACGGTGCCCGCGAGGGTGGCCTCGCGTTCTGA